The following proteins are encoded in a genomic region of Fervidobacterium pennivorans DSM 9078:
- a CDS encoding metal ABC transporter ATP-binding protein: MASSLNDEPVVIVKNLSVKFGEIEVLKDINFKVYKKDFVGIIGPNGAGKSTLIRSILGMIPYEGEVILKGKVGYVPQLSSFNREFPISVYDFVRLPVRKEKNWKAIVDEVLTKVGLEGFGKRLVGTLSGGQYQRASLARAIVGKPDIVILDEPESGVDEMGKARFYDLLYELNEDLGITILMVSHDIGMVFEKCKTVMCLNKTLHCHGPTREISPEDIKKLFGEFDIWIRAHSHYEVEHAHENPDLSNLKENK, translated from the coding sequence ATGGCAAGTAGTTTAAATGACGAACCTGTGGTAATTGTAAAGAATCTTTCTGTTAAGTTCGGTGAGATAGAGGTTTTAAAGGATATAAATTTCAAAGTCTACAAAAAAGATTTTGTGGGAATAATTGGACCCAATGGTGCCGGAAAGTCTACGCTTATTAGATCTATTCTTGGGATGATACCCTACGAAGGAGAAGTTATACTGAAGGGAAAAGTAGGGTATGTTCCTCAACTTTCTTCGTTTAACCGAGAGTTTCCAATCAGCGTCTACGATTTCGTGAGGTTACCTGTTAGAAAAGAGAAAAATTGGAAAGCGATTGTTGACGAGGTGTTAACCAAGGTAGGACTTGAAGGCTTCGGAAAAAGGCTTGTTGGAACACTCTCTGGTGGTCAGTATCAAAGAGCATCATTGGCAAGGGCAATTGTGGGTAAACCTGATATTGTGATACTCGACGAACCAGAATCTGGAGTGGATGAAATGGGAAAAGCACGATTTTACGACCTTCTCTATGAACTTAATGAAGACCTGGGAATTACGATATTAATGGTGAGCCACGATATTGGAATGGTTTTCGAAAAATGTAAAACTGTAATGTGTCTCAATAAGACATTGCACTGTCACGGACCAACAAGAGAAATTAGTCCAGAAGATATTAAAAAGTTATTTGGTGAGTTTGATATATGGATTAGGGCTCATTCACACTATGAAGTAGAACACGCGCATGAAAATCCTGATCTCTCAAATCTCAAAGAAAATAAATAG
- the secE gene encoding preprotein translocase subunit SecE: protein MEKLKKFFREVIAEAKKTTWPNREELLASTGVVLFILAVSSIYLFLVDLLFSGTLGALLKKF, encoded by the coding sequence ATGGAAAAGTTGAAGAAATTCTTTAGAGAGGTTATCGCAGAAGCGAAAAAGACAACGTGGCCTAACAGAGAAGAACTCCTGGCATCTACAGGAGTAGTTTTATTTATTTTAGCCGTCTCGTCAATTTATCTTTTCTTAGTTGACCTTCTCTTCTCTGGAACACTTGGCGCGCTGCTTAAGAAATTCTGA
- a CDS encoding metal ABC transporter permease, protein MTFITDLMNYEFLRNALIANVLISFVTGMVSPIIVYKRLEFIGDGLAHAIFAGVAFAVIFNFNVLLGSVLATLFFAYLVYVLSNDSKIAESTAIGMLLPVFMSIGVVLFSKSPRYTVDVTSYLFGNILLISNHDIYFMVFVLALTIAVLSLKHYEIAYWLADETMAKFYGIKTHIIRLLVLVLVSTVVVSALKLAGVIVMGAFLVLPGAFSKGRARSLISAVIQSMVFNSVFSFFGFLSAYYFDLPPGPTIVLFLFTAFLVSTMFTSKK, encoded by the coding sequence ATGACTTTCATCACTGACTTGATGAATTACGAATTCTTGAGAAATGCATTGATTGCAAATGTGTTAATCTCGTTTGTGACAGGTATGGTTTCACCTATTATTGTTTACAAAAGATTGGAGTTTATAGGCGATGGGCTGGCGCACGCAATATTTGCTGGTGTGGCGTTTGCTGTTATATTTAATTTTAACGTTTTGCTTGGTTCAGTCCTGGCAACATTGTTTTTCGCATACCTTGTATATGTATTAAGTAACGACTCAAAGATTGCGGAAAGCACGGCCATAGGGATGTTATTACCTGTATTTATGTCCATTGGTGTTGTACTCTTTTCTAAATCCCCTCGTTACACAGTGGATGTAACGTCTTATCTATTTGGAAATATCTTACTTATTTCTAACCATGATATCTATTTTATGGTTTTTGTTCTTGCGCTTACTATAGCTGTGCTAAGCTTGAAACATTATGAAATCGCTTACTGGCTTGCTGACGAAACAATGGCAAAATTTTATGGTATAAAAACGCACATAATTAGACTTTTAGTACTCGTGCTTGTTTCAACGGTTGTCGTATCCGCTTTAAAACTTGCAGGCGTAATTGTTATGGGTGCCTTTTTGGTCCTTCCTGGAGCTTTTTCTAAGGGGCGTGCAAGGTCGCTTATTTCTGCAGTTATTCAATCTATGGTATTCAACTCCGTATTTTCCTTCTTTGGTTTCTTATCTGCTTATTATTTTGATTTACCACCAGGCCCAACGATTGTGCTTTTCTTATTCACTGCTTTCCTTGTTTCTACGATGTTTACAAGTAAAAAGTAA
- the pdo gene encoding protein disulfide oxidoreductase, with protein MGLLQEKDRKYLQDLFAKELKNNVKLIFFHGEDCEYCDLESQLLDEVQELSDKIIVEKYHKDSEKGKEYNVEFAPALILTLEDGKDRGVRFYGIPSGHEFGTLIQDIITFGNGAKPQLSPETIAKLQSLDKPVKISVFVTPTCPYCPRAALTAHNMALASDMVTAEVIEANEFFDLSEQFGVSSVPHIAINRNPDKFFIGAYPEPQFLQQVLDLAE; from the coding sequence ATGGGTTTATTACAAGAAAAGGATAGGAAGTACTTACAAGATTTGTTCGCAAAGGAACTTAAAAACAACGTGAAGTTGATTTTCTTTCATGGGGAAGACTGTGAATACTGTGATTTAGAGAGCCAATTGCTCGATGAAGTACAGGAACTTTCCGATAAAATCATTGTTGAAAAGTATCACAAAGACAGCGAAAAAGGTAAGGAATACAATGTAGAGTTTGCACCTGCATTGATTCTCACGCTCGAAGATGGAAAAGATAGAGGAGTCAGATTCTACGGTATTCCTTCAGGACATGAGTTCGGAACACTTATTCAAGACATTATTACATTTGGAAATGGTGCAAAACCACAACTTTCACCTGAAACTATAGCCAAACTTCAATCACTTGATAAACCTGTGAAAATAAGTGTCTTTGTTACACCAACATGTCCGTACTGTCCAAGGGCAGCACTCACAGCACACAACATGGCTCTTGCAAGTGACATGGTAACAGCGGAAGTCATTGAAGCAAATGAATTCTTTGATTTAAGCGAACAGTTTGGTGTTTCTTCCGTTCCTCACATAGCGATCAACAGGAATCCAGACAAGTTCTTTATAGGTGCTTATCCCGAACCACAGTTCTTGCAGCAAGTTCTCGATTTGGCAGAGTAA
- a CDS encoding metal ABC transporter substrate-binding protein, with product MRKMLAVSIVSIFITWMFGLNIVTTINPYYLIVKQIVGEKVTVSLLIKPGSDPHTFNPTISDVKALSKADLIVANGLGLDNAYLKNYKKVLFVGEKIPSKYLVELEEEDEHEEGTYNPHVWLSIDFLTNYIIPAIRDELVRMDRQNAKVYEENAKMIINSLKEVSKKFDQLLKDKKGAVVILEHPSYVYLFKKYGIQVLALQEGHGKEPSAGHLKNIIELAKKSNLIGVFVGPQFRTEAIKVVSSELKRQYKILDPLGREAKTIADLFENAYNSIKEAVYGK from the coding sequence ATGAGGAAGATGTTAGCTGTGAGTATTGTTTCCATATTCATTACTTGGATGTTTGGACTGAACATTGTTACTACTATCAATCCGTATTACCTTATAGTTAAACAGATTGTAGGTGAGAAAGTAACCGTGAGTTTGCTAATAAAACCGGGGAGTGACCCTCACACTTTTAATCCAACCATTAGTGATGTCAAAGCACTCTCGAAGGCTGACTTAATTGTTGCGAATGGGCTGGGGCTTGATAATGCGTATTTAAAGAATTATAAGAAAGTGCTTTTTGTTGGTGAAAAAATACCATCAAAGTATTTGGTCGAGCTGGAAGAAGAGGATGAGCATGAAGAAGGTACTTATAATCCACATGTATGGCTTTCTATCGACTTTTTGACCAATTACATCATTCCTGCGATAAGGGACGAGTTGGTGAGAATGGATAGACAAAACGCAAAAGTTTATGAAGAGAATGCGAAAATGATTATAAACTCATTAAAGGAAGTCTCTAAAAAATTTGATCAGCTCCTCAAGGATAAGAAAGGTGCAGTTGTTATATTAGAGCATCCTTCTTACGTATACTTGTTTAAAAAATATGGTATACAAGTCCTTGCTTTGCAAGAGGGACATGGGAAAGAACCTTCGGCAGGACATTTAAAGAATATAATCGAACTGGCAAAGAAGAGTAATTTGATAGGAGTATTTGTAGGTCCGCAGTTCAGAACTGAGGCGATAAAGGTTGTTTCAAGCGAATTGAAAAGGCAATACAAGATTCTTGACCCACTTGGGAGAGAAGCAAAAACCATAGCCGATTTGTTTGAAAATGCTTATAACTCAATCAAGGAGGCAGTTTATGGCAAGTAG
- a CDS encoding OsmC family protein, translated as MATARMDFYSGMLFYSKTLSGHDLVIDADPSVGGRDAGPRPKELMLYSLMGCTGMDVVSLLRKMKVIDKMESFWMEVEYEQSQEHPKVYTKIHLKYHFKFNGEPPKEQVEKAVTLSQDKYCGVSAMLKKAVPEFTWEIIYE; from the coding sequence ATGGCAACAGCACGTATGGATTTTTATTCAGGAATGCTTTTTTATTCGAAGACATTGTCTGGTCATGATTTAGTTATCGATGCGGACCCCTCGGTTGGTGGTCGGGATGCAGGACCAAGACCTAAAGAATTAATGCTTTATTCACTCATGGGATGTACAGGTATGGATGTTGTGTCCTTGCTCAGGAAAATGAAAGTGATTGACAAAATGGAAAGCTTTTGGATGGAGGTAGAGTACGAGCAATCACAGGAACATCCAAAAGTTTACACAAAGATTCATCTAAAATACCATTTCAAATTCAACGGTGAACCACCAAAGGAACAAGTGGAAAAGGCTGTCACGCTTTCTCAAGACAAATACTGTGGTGTTTCCGCAATGTTGAAAAAGGCAGTGCCAGAATTCACTTGGGAGATTATATACGAGTAA
- a CDS encoding thioredoxin family protein produces the protein MLNRFGRFLVLVAFFTLSVFATTVQAYEYEFRDLGTAHKVANIEGKMVLIAFTSESCYYCKLFNKEVLTNKQIQDFLRGNYIFVRIEPGNYKTTFLGKTYTNTELFGAFGVRGTPTFVFLKDKTQITQVPGYMPADDFLKALRFLVKVVEENYKESFEAYSKKKDDYKGKPTIVKVKQNDAQYVLKYDKNAKQVESVPSNVDINTVYVTSNVQVANKLKEMGVLRVLLVENN, from the coding sequence ATGCTTAACCGTTTTGGAAGGTTTCTAGTATTGGTTGCATTTTTTACTCTTTCAGTTTTTGCCACTACGGTGCAAGCTTACGAGTACGAATTTAGAGACCTTGGCACTGCACACAAAGTAGCGAATATTGAGGGAAAAATGGTTTTGATAGCCTTTACATCCGAATCCTGTTATTATTGTAAACTTTTTAATAAAGAAGTACTTACAAACAAACAAATCCAAGATTTTCTAAGGGGTAACTATATCTTTGTTAGGATAGAACCTGGAAACTATAAAACCACGTTCCTGGGGAAAACCTACACCAACACAGAACTTTTTGGAGCCTTTGGTGTTCGAGGTACTCCGACTTTTGTCTTTTTGAAAGATAAAACCCAAATAACACAGGTGCCTGGTTATATGCCGGCAGATGATTTTCTCAAAGCCCTTAGGTTTCTAGTAAAAGTTGTTGAAGAAAACTACAAAGAAAGTTTCGAAGCGTATTCGAAAAAGAAAGACGACTACAAAGGAAAACCAACGATTGTAAAGGTTAAACAAAACGATGCACAATACGTTTTGAAATATGATAAGAACGCCAAGCAAGTTGAGAGTGTTCCAAGTAATGTTGACATAAATACGGTTTACGTGACATCAAATGTACAGGTTGCCAACAAGCTTAAGGAAATGGGCGTATTAAGGGTTTTGCTTGTTGAAAACAATTGA
- the trxB gene encoding thioredoxin-disulfide reductase, translating to MSGFEFEVGSFGSNLKDYYDIVIIGGGPAGLTAAIYARRAGLTALVIEKAIEGGAVTQTHVVENWPGEISIEGQALGQKFADHAKHFGAEFHYAFAQKVYVDGDYKVVELDDGNKVKGRVVILATGTEPRKLGVPGEAEFRGRGVTYCAACDGYLFKDKDVVVVGGGDSACDESHFLSKIVKSITMVQNLPYLTAAKVLQERVLNNPKIRVITNHVVKEIRGTNKVEEVVIVNNETKEEQVIKADGVFIYVGLVPQTEIFKGLVNMNDYGYIITDENMETNVPGIYAVGDIRVKNLRQIVTAAADGAIAVEHAAKKYF from the coding sequence ATGAGTGGATTTGAGTTCGAAGTTGGTAGTTTTGGTTCGAATTTAAAAGATTACTACGATATTGTCATAATCGGTGGAGGTCCTGCTGGTCTCACTGCTGCTATATACGCAAGAAGAGCAGGTTTAACTGCACTTGTCATAGAAAAAGCGATTGAAGGTGGAGCAGTAACACAAACGCACGTAGTTGAAAACTGGCCTGGTGAAATAAGCATCGAAGGTCAAGCGTTAGGTCAAAAATTTGCGGACCATGCAAAACATTTTGGAGCAGAATTCCATTATGCATTCGCACAGAAAGTTTACGTGGATGGGGATTACAAAGTTGTAGAACTTGATGATGGCAACAAAGTAAAAGGTCGAGTTGTTATTTTGGCAACGGGAACGGAACCAAGGAAACTCGGAGTTCCTGGTGAAGCGGAATTCAGAGGTAGAGGAGTTACCTACTGTGCTGCTTGTGATGGATACCTGTTCAAAGATAAAGATGTTGTTGTAGTCGGCGGTGGAGACAGTGCATGTGACGAATCCCATTTTCTATCAAAGATTGTAAAGAGCATTACAATGGTACAGAACTTGCCATACCTGACAGCTGCAAAGGTGTTGCAAGAGAGAGTTTTGAACAATCCAAAGATTAGGGTAATAACAAACCATGTCGTGAAGGAAATTAGAGGTACAAACAAAGTTGAAGAAGTTGTTATTGTAAACAACGAAACAAAAGAAGAACAGGTTATAAAAGCTGACGGAGTGTTTATCTACGTTGGACTTGTCCCACAAACCGAAATATTCAAAGGTCTTGTTAACATGAATGATTATGGTTACATAATTACAGATGAGAACATGGAAACAAACGTTCCAGGTATATACGCAGTTGGTGATATCAGGGTCAAAAATCTAAGACAGATAGTTACCGCAGCAGCAGACGGTGCAATAGCTGTGGAACATGCTGCGAAGAAATACTTCTAA
- the rpmG gene encoding 50S ribosomal protein L33, translating to MRVQIGLKCEECGTRNYYTTKEKSKKDKLRLRKYCPKCNKHTFHTETKV from the coding sequence ATGAGAGTTCAAATAGGGCTCAAGTGTGAAGAGTGTGGCACAAGAAATTATTACACGACAAAAGAAAAAAGTAAGAAAGATAAACTCAGACTCAGAAAATACTGTCCAAAGTGCAACAAACACACATTCCATACAGAAACAAAGGTTTAA
- a CDS encoding glutaredoxin family protein, which produces MAHVKVKIYTTPTCPWCRRAKEYFRQLGIPFTEVDVSKDRKGAEEMIRKSGQMGVPVIEIGNQIIVGFDKARIDRILGIS; this is translated from the coding sequence ATGGCACATGTTAAAGTAAAGATTTATACAACACCAACTTGTCCATGGTGTAGAAGAGCGAAAGAATATTTCAGGCAGCTTGGGATTCCATTCACCGAAGTGGACGTTTCCAAAGATAGAAAAGGTGCGGAAGAAATGATAAGAAAATCTGGACAGATGGGTGTTCCTGTTATCGAAATAGGCAACCAAATAATCGTTGGTTTTGATAAAGCAAGAATTGATAGAATTCTTGGAATAAGCTAA
- a CDS encoding radical SAM protein — protein MTRERPHNIEFEITTACNYQCIHCYCNAGPKSKNELSTERVKSVIDQLVEANTELLDIVGGEPLVRSDIYEILSYGCEKGLQMMMNTNASLVTKQVARKLKEACPNLLIGVSLDGPTPEIHEKIRGRGTFDKTMNGMVNLLNEGFDVTILFVVNALNYKYIDDMLKLAESLGTHLYVDRFVPVGRGLLHKDLLMPTKEQIQYVAKKLEEYNGGVQLFVEENIFGGECSAGKTHASILVDGTVVPCGHFRYSPEFYMGNINEKPFKEIWYSYDQQSIVPKQCSTCPLYKVSCHGGCFAYSHLIYQTSDLLVCKVL, from the coding sequence ATGACTCGAGAAAGGCCACACAACATAGAATTTGAAATTACAACAGCCTGTAATTATCAATGTATCCACTGCTATTGCAACGCTGGTCCAAAGTCAAAGAATGAACTTTCGACAGAGCGGGTAAAGAGCGTTATAGACCAGCTTGTTGAAGCTAATACAGAACTACTTGATATTGTTGGTGGGGAACCACTTGTTCGTTCGGATATCTACGAAATACTTTCATATGGCTGTGAAAAAGGGTTACAAATGATGATGAACACCAACGCTTCGCTGGTAACAAAACAAGTAGCAAGAAAGCTTAAAGAAGCTTGTCCAAACTTGCTAATCGGTGTCTCACTCGATGGTCCAACACCAGAAATCCATGAAAAAATTCGTGGAAGGGGAACTTTTGACAAGACGATGAATGGAATGGTAAATTTGCTCAACGAAGGTTTTGATGTTACTATTCTCTTCGTTGTAAATGCCTTGAACTATAAATACATCGATGACATGCTCAAACTTGCAGAAAGCCTGGGAACACACTTATACGTTGACCGCTTCGTCCCTGTTGGGAGAGGACTTTTGCACAAAGATTTGTTGATGCCAACAAAGGAACAAATTCAATATGTTGCCAAAAAGCTGGAAGAATATAACGGAGGTGTACAGTTATTTGTCGAGGAGAATATCTTTGGTGGAGAATGCTCTGCAGGAAAAACACATGCGTCTATCTTAGTTGATGGAACCGTTGTCCCATGTGGTCATTTTAGATACAGCCCAGAATTCTATATGGGGAACATAAATGAAAAACCATTTAAAGAGATTTGGTACAGCTATGACCAACAAAGTATTGTTCCAAAACAGTGCTCAACCTGTCCACTCTACAAAGTAAGCTGTCATGGAGGCTGTTTTGCATATTCGCATTTAATCTATCAAACCAGTGATTTGCTTGTTTGTAAAGTATTGTGA
- a CDS encoding alpha/beta hydrolase, with the protein MQFANCRTVKRSLPIFLRGGDTGVLLVHGFTGSPHDFEYMANELNKAGLTVSVPRLPGHGTCGKDFLTTTRHDWLRRAYDAYYDLQGICKEVYIAGLSMGGVIALIMAADLKPKKLVTLAAATHVFDKRIALAPLLALFKEKMVRQNDEQYDDPDLQYLKNEYWSYNWPKQAAELYKLMKEARKKVPMITSDTLVVAARNDNTVPLSAAEFIYKNISSEKRKMLVFEKSGHVLSNDVEKEEVTKAVIEWFLDK; encoded by the coding sequence ATGCAGTTTGCGAATTGTCGAACAGTGAAGAGGTCTTTACCAATATTTTTGCGTGGAGGGGATACGGGAGTTCTTTTAGTTCACGGTTTTACTGGCTCACCGCATGATTTTGAATACATGGCAAACGAATTGAACAAAGCAGGTCTCACGGTTTCAGTACCACGACTACCAGGGCATGGAACATGTGGGAAGGACTTTTTAACTACAACGCGTCACGATTGGTTGAGAAGAGCATACGATGCCTATTATGACCTCCAAGGCATCTGTAAAGAAGTTTATATAGCAGGACTTTCAATGGGTGGGGTCATAGCACTTATTATGGCAGCCGATTTGAAACCCAAAAAACTGGTAACACTCGCAGCAGCAACGCATGTGTTTGATAAACGAATAGCCTTGGCCCCGTTGTTGGCACTCTTCAAAGAGAAGATGGTCAGACAAAATGATGAACAGTACGATGACCCAGATTTGCAATATCTCAAGAATGAATATTGGTCATACAACTGGCCCAAACAAGCGGCAGAATTGTATAAACTCATGAAGGAAGCAAGAAAAAAGGTTCCCATGATAACGAGTGATACTCTCGTCGTTGCAGCAAGAAACGATAACACAGTTCCGCTTTCAGCAGCTGAGTTCATATATAAAAACATTAGCTCTGAGAAGCGCAAAATGTTAGTCTTCGAAAAATCAGGGCACGTGCTCAGTAACGATGTGGAAAAAGAAGAGGTTACTAAAGCCGTGATCGAGTGGTTTTTAGACAAGTAA
- a CDS encoding cytochrome c biogenesis CcdA family protein, protein MVSLVQTDVSIWVALIHGLLSFFSPCVLPLIPGFIGIVLGGQKRFQRLAGFFIGFSVIFSLLGGFSSLLGTFLSKYGGILEKVIGISIITLGILYMLEVQIFKGKNANVWKFKNVGFVGGLILGGAIGFVWIPCSSPVLASILLIAAQKSVLKGILLLFVYSLGISIPFLTIGAALSKALTVGFGKPKWEMWVKYIGGAFMIILGLLILLGKMKV, encoded by the coding sequence ATGGTCTCACTTGTTCAAACAGATGTGAGTATTTGGGTTGCGCTTATCCATGGGTTACTTTCATTCTTTAGTCCTTGTGTTTTGCCCCTAATCCCGGGATTCATAGGGATAGTTCTTGGCGGACAAAAAAGGTTTCAAAGACTTGCCGGGTTTTTCATAGGCTTTTCTGTAATATTCAGCCTTCTCGGAGGTTTTTCCTCGCTTCTTGGCACATTTTTGTCCAAATACGGTGGCATTTTGGAAAAGGTTATTGGAATTAGTATAATAACTCTGGGAATATTATACATGTTGGAAGTCCAAATATTTAAAGGCAAGAATGCAAACGTTTGGAAATTCAAGAATGTTGGTTTTGTTGGTGGACTTATCCTTGGTGGTGCAATTGGGTTTGTTTGGATTCCTTGCAGTAGTCCAGTTCTTGCTTCTATATTGCTCATTGCAGCTCAAAAGAGTGTATTAAAAGGGATCTTGTTGCTGTTCGTATATTCTCTTGGTATCTCAATCCCATTTTTGACAATAGGCGCAGCACTTTCAAAAGCTCTCACTGTCGGCTTTGGAAAACCAAAATGGGAAATGTGGGTCAAATATATCGGTGGAGCGTTTATGATAATCCTGGGACTTCTCATATTGCTTGGAAAAATGAAGGTTTAA
- a CDS encoding aldo/keto reductase, with the protein MNKRYVKRFNVYISEIGFGGWQLANPLWGAMTYEEGVKLVRAAYEMGINFFDTAPGYSNGLSERIIGEALKDVRENVFINTKFGHNHLGETDFSEEAIERSINESLKRLQTTYIDSVILHNPPREILEGKTNHEEEFKKIKRMGKIRGYGVSIDTLEELELVLNNWDVDVIEILFNIIHQSPKYLFDKVKERGILLAIKVPLDSGWLTGKYNANSKFEGIRARWSQDVILKRAMIVDKIKTIVKDEDLVKYAIGFILSFDAVTTVITGVKNLEQLESNIKASEFELSDELKRELERLYEEEIKPLNLPW; encoded by the coding sequence ATGAACAAAAGATACGTAAAAAGGTTCAATGTTTATATAAGTGAAATAGGATTTGGTGGCTGGCAGTTAGCTAATCCCCTTTGGGGGGCTATGACCTACGAGGAGGGCGTTAAACTCGTCAGAGCAGCATATGAAATGGGTATCAACTTTTTTGATACAGCGCCAGGTTACTCCAATGGCTTAAGCGAAAGAATCATAGGTGAAGCTTTAAAAGATGTTCGGGAGAATGTGTTCATCAACACAAAATTCGGTCACAATCACTTGGGTGAAACAGATTTTAGTGAAGAGGCGATAGAAAGGTCGATAAACGAGAGTTTGAAAAGACTCCAGACAACATATATCGATAGTGTGATTCTTCACAATCCACCTCGAGAAATCCTGGAAGGAAAAACAAATCACGAAGAAGAATTTAAAAAGATTAAACGCATGGGAAAAATACGCGGTTACGGAGTGAGTATAGACACTCTTGAAGAACTTGAGTTAGTTTTGAACAACTGGGATGTTGATGTTATTGAAATTCTTTTCAATATAATTCACCAATCACCGAAATATCTCTTCGACAAAGTCAAGGAAAGAGGAATTCTCTTAGCAATCAAAGTGCCTTTGGATTCTGGTTGGTTGACAGGCAAATACAACGCAAACAGTAAATTCGAAGGTATACGTGCACGCTGGAGTCAAGATGTGATTTTAAAGAGAGCAATGATAGTTGACAAAATAAAAACTATTGTTAAAGATGAGGACTTAGTTAAATACGCTATCGGGTTTATCCTAAGCTTTGATGCTGTAACGACTGTTATAACCGGTGTTAAAAATCTTGAACAACTTGAATCCAATATCAAAGCTTCTGAATTTGAACTAAGCGATGAACTGAAGCGAGAATTAGAAAGATTGTATGAAGAGGAAATCAAACCTCTCAACTTACCATGGTAG
- a CDS encoding Fur family transcriptional regulator — protein sequence MRMTRNREQVYKEIINSPVPLTAYEVSKRLKDMSLTTVYRALEYLYQTGYLKRFSLDNYTYYYSSSVHRHFFRCVECGRLFPIDECHMHDYEKYLSEHFKFKIQEHFVLFSGLCEDCHKKKS from the coding sequence ATGCGCATGACAAGAAACAGAGAACAGGTTTATAAAGAGATAATAAATTCTCCGGTACCGTTGACCGCGTATGAAGTAAGCAAACGACTTAAAGATATGAGCTTGACTACAGTATATCGCGCACTTGAGTATTTGTATCAGACTGGTTATCTGAAACGTTTTTCACTTGACAACTATACATACTATTACTCATCTTCTGTCCACAGACATTTTTTCAGGTGTGTCGAATGTGGAAGACTGTTTCCAATTGATGAATGTCATATGCATGATTACGAAAAATATCTCTCCGAGCACTTCAAATTCAAAATCCAAGAACATTTTGTTTTATTTAGTGGATTGTGCGAAGACTGTCATAAGAAAAAATCGTAA